The Oenanthe melanoleuca isolate GR-GAL-2019-014 unplaced genomic scaffold, OMel1.0 S024, whole genome shotgun sequence genome includes the window GTTaagggtaccacaacaaagatggcagccgggccggaagtggcctctgccagtactaaagatggcagcaggaaaagcggaagtgacgtcttgccactctcaagatggcggctcggccggtactcgcctgaccttctatatctggcggcagaaagggcgggaaaatcaaggaccccagtctgttttgtgggctgcctgcccgcgacgccgacaccgatccccgcggcgcgattttctgcgggggggtttccgagagtgcggacacgggctgtgggctcagcggcgccgcgggcgcgcgggaaacgggcgGGCGCCTTTCTCTGtcggggtcctgtactgccgggggcggtaTCGGGGGTGGGGCCGAGGGCGTTACTTGGGGCGGTACCGAGGGCGGTACCGGGGACGATACCGGAGGCGGCACCGAAGGCGGTACCgcgggcggtaccgggcggggattgaggggcggggccgggcggtgattcaggggcggggccgggcccggcacaggtgcaCGGGGTctcagtgcggctgcgcgggccggggcctatTTCTATGCGGCCGATCCGCTCCCGGCCCGTTCCGTTCGGGAACActcgtgctgggatgcggcgggatcctcgtcggagcgctgtgccagggacagctcccggttctgcgcgaatcctggggcgctcaggtaggaccagggtcgggtctaggttttggcggtattggctgggggttccaggcggtgccgcctctccccgggcaggcagggtgcgggtagcggggccgggatcgggatcgctgcaggcagcagcagcagccgccccggacgggcgctggggctgagcccggcgctgccgctcccattccgttccggcggccgcggcactctggacacggtcccgctgcggccgcggggagcctgggctctgccggtaaccgcgcccggaagaacggcggcgggatctccccgtgtagacgctgcatcgcggctggacccggccggggcgcggggagcgccgtgccagccctgggagccccaaatcccggcgctcccggtgcccccgtcccgcagaggccccgcagccctgagcgcggagcagcgcccggctccccgttcccgtgcgcgcacagccccggggctgctgcccgcgcacccctgcggaacgagcggggctggggcgcgggacgagccgctcggcggggccgggcacggttccgcTCGGGCTGCTTCTCTATCACCTGCTAGGTGCGacgctccccctctcccttgttttgcaactccaagaagctctgcaatggcaaagcctcttttattaaaattcggctgcggcttttcctctttacttCCAGGTCACcggatatactgggattgagagggttcctaaaatccgactctcgaggacacggcccgtgggagaattgaactcacaaccttggcactacctggactgtgctccgactgactgagccctctgcatcacaggtatgaaactcccaaggatgggaatccttggctccagcaagctgcacagaggtctcagtgcttcccactcactgccagcaatgctccttgttgtttctgtgtgtcccagctgcggggaacagggggcaggaggaggccaggagtccccgaaaggcatccagcacctcttgtccatgggccctcggggcaggggctgtgcctgcagcgtcctgcccgtgccgagcacacggcccgggatgggcgctgggtgcccgaccggcgctggcacggacacggctcaagggctgcccgtggctcccgggccaggggctgctcggagcaggctcctggagatgcttcagcctggatacaggccactgacagcccaaaagcagcccaaggaacagctggcgtgtcctggtgatggtggcacgggctgcgtgcagaggggctcagacagcaattcctggttccagcctcccagagctctcaggcagctgccaggtatgtcctgtccaccccaattgccttcccttcccttcccgcctgaggcctcgttcagcagcagcagcagcactaaagccaaggcagtcttccctcacagctattaaatgccaaccgacagcctgcagagatgccttcaaatcaaaggttcaggtgggatgaagttttgtttggacgaaggtgggagtttccagggagccagctggaagtgcagaagggatggaaagctttcccaggtgggtcccactggaggtgtgctgaaggcagggatgtgcaccctttgctgagggaaaagaacttgcagaggctctgaaaggagctgagctgctgcagggagagatgtcctcccgtgggcacggggagctgccttggcacgggacgggagcgcccccggccctgccttctcctgcttgaaaatatcacctggagccccggctcaggggggctaaatcagctggactccaggcagctctgtcaagtgcccccagggacatgggcggggctgggggatgagggctttaaatagccaattctttggaacagatgcctgtccctgtcccgatgctgctgagcttccttggacgctctgcccgttcctggcacagctggcgttcaaggggcagctctgcacaggaatatccaccctccgtgaggcactgtgaggttatggcagcaggaactgagcagataattgggggctgtgggataattcacgggaactagcaaagctgagagcgagccccgagtctgggcactgcacagagaacaatctttgtgctgccctgtcacctttttcttctggttattttttctttttttttttttttgtttcaggtgctggacttgcctctgggATGTGTGCTGAACTCTCACTACAgaggactgtgaggcctgactggctgtgagtttgtgttcttctcacaggagaatcagaaatgatcattaattagaccaccaaatcttttctgaaacctttctcctttcctgccctttgctggtaagtcttttctttctgcctttaactctacagctgttccctgatgtcatttcccctgtctcacttctgtgctgctcctagctggggaaaactcatAGTAGAGCTTgtaacaagtaagcacttgtttctacgcttctttttccaaaactttcaccagaacttaatttcactagttaggaagcgtggtgaggggtgcaggaggagcaggaataggggagggaagccttgagcactgcaggctacaaagatatgcatttatcaattgatttagtcctgctgtgttaaggatacataaataggcaaaatctaaggcacagggtgaagttcctgtgacaatgctactgtgtgtttatcttgaattactcagtgtgccccatttccctttaataagtgctctgatacccctgtagaaacaaacacaacatgggtgggacaatgcacctcacagctccacaaagagtggcacctcCACCTCGTATGGCAgtgccattttagtacagcccaactgtctcacagcagagggccaaaggcccctgggaaaacaattctggcacgcccctgagcccttccccggctctgtggggtgcccctgagcccttccctggctctgtgtgccccagctgccctgtcacctcaccccatgggcacactgctccctgcagcacacacacacttctgccttcctggcagctcccaggcacctaccagccacgtgttggacaggatcaggagggaaaacagcccttctgcagccattttctgggcagctggcagtgattcacgcacaaggggcgtggataccatcagtgggttcccctcaaagtctgtccacatccagcagcacacggtgctattcaccatctgcatcagtgacacgcacagggagttagggaggagaactccttagttcagcaggaagcagcagggcaggagagggcagagaggctcactgagcctggcaaatggcccctgcagtgtgcagggagaggctgtgcaaggagaatggcaaagtgtaactcCGAATGGCAGTTACtagtagagttttggttggaaagggcatgaaaaataccctcacctggacaagaggtatttcactctgtgatgtattgacaggagtgcccaaatcccagctggagtaacccttgtgatgccatcagcattgggaatgtctggctctgagagttctctgtgtggcagggggtcccaacttcagggaaatagtggggctcttggaaaggcaggagagggaatcctcaaaggcctgagagcctggtttctgacagagaactgtagtggtgggaagactcaaagttctgaaatttttgaaggtgttgagacttttgaaaatactcttcaaaaagaatgaacttGTTATCCACgtgcacttgggatcaggcagagaatcctgagctgcagttccaggtggagtggttcatgccagacccttgtagccctggaacagcatttttgacatgaagtccctgtaagactctgagaagaaactcagacggagatttgttggtgtcgctgCACACTCTGAggtagagagggccaagagctgacccactgtcagtcatttccagctgtgttacctgtgatttcacacagaactggcgctgtgatttgtggctgctggtgtcaaggtgaccaagaagtctgtagaaggggattccagtggaggggttggaaaggcaaagggctgtgctgggtgccccaccttggcagcagctctggggtctcaggctggcagccctcctcagcttttccacaagggataaatcactttaatgtgtgaaggggaataaagtagtattttaccgttaaattaactaatagatcaaatgtcttgcaatgtgctcgcagtccttcagaattttctccaggtaacatttgctgaatgacacctttcagatcccagtcccccttaaagcagcttgggatgctcaaacttagagggcttttccagttgtaggaacaaggaaaatgcagtctgattgctgctgcccagtcctgacccagaggagtgtccgtagcagcagagggtggcagcccagggtgaccagcaccttgccattgcaggtggcacccgggtgggtttggagcgttgtcttctggttgcaaccccgttgttttgttgtgatccggtgttcaggatcctgggaggagcagctgtctggaggcagggaagggcagtcccagcatggtcctgtagaagctttcctgtcatcctcctggtgctcctcagagctgtagatggaaagaagtgggctgtgctgtgccactgccagcatctccactgctccttgctgggtggttctcttgcaccaaaacaggacagttctgcccccttcaccttctcattaaatcagagtcctgagcagaggaaggtCACTAGCCTGATTTTTAGGCAACTCCTTGGAGAGTGAAGTAGTGATTTTAAATGGGATAGAGTACCCTGGGCTTAATTCCCCagcttttgtctctctctgccaTTAATGTTAGGGTGGTCAGTGGAGTATGGCAGGTAGTGGATAAttgttgaaactgaaaaattggaCTTTCTGTgccataataaaataaagctgagctgctctgatgccgttgcagctgcaggactgttACAGTCAGGAGGTAACAGGAAATGCCAGGGGTGGTGCCCTCAAGCATTCCACCTTTCTGGAATGTGcggtgcagggcagggcaggtaaTCTGTCCTCTCTCTCCCAGGCTTCTTCATCAGACCTTTCTACAAGATGATGCTGGGGAAGCCCATAACCCTGAAGGACATGGAGTCAGTGGTAAGAGCCCATtgaacctgtgccagtgctcacagGCCCCTggctttccacagctctgcactaaTTGCCCATTTTCAAACTGCCTGTGATCTGCCCTAGGATAGTGAATACTACAACTCTCTGAAGTGGATCCTGGAAAATGACCCCACCGAGCTGGATCTCACGTTTTGCATAGATGAGGAAAACTTTGGGCAGGTACGTAAAGGTTACTTGCATCTTAGGACTGGTGGTTGCCAACAAGTAGCTCAGTGCTGACAGTCTGGTGGTGGTGAAAGCAGCAACGAGCTCAGCTGGCTgtgttcccagctgggagcggggctgccagctcctgtcagggagctgtggcacctctgggaCAAGCTGGATATGCAGCTGAGTGAAATACTCGCAGTGAAGGAGGGATGAAGGTGTCCCACAGTCCAGCTGGGACATGCTCAGGGACTCTCTGGTTCCTGAAGCTGAAGGTGCTgtcaggagagagcagcagaaggacacCAGGTCCTCTCTGTAGTGCCTGTCACAGCTGGTGTGCCAGGGGGAAGCTGCCAGGTTGAAAAGGGTCACAGCCTATGGGGCTCTTTCTCCATGACAAATGAAAGTGTTGTAGACATTAAATTTAATTAGTTTGCTTAGAGGTTTTTATGACCTTTTTTTGCATTGTCCCTTTGTTTACTTCTGAGCCCTAGATCCTGGCTCCAGATAGAACTGGAGCTGGGGACTGTAGGGCCTTTTATAAAAACTgacttcagcatttcaaaccATGCATTCAGTGTCCtgtcaaaaatattctgatccactttccagtgctgcctttttcctgAAGCACCCGAAGGTTATGGATTTCATGGAGAACTAGGAGCCACAGAATAGAGAGGTTTTGTAACCCACTGGTTGGCTTTGGGCAGTTCCAGTATGTGATTTATCTTCTTGTATTACAAATAATAGCTATTATAATTTTGTGTATATAAAGTACCTATTTTGTGgttctattttatataaatatataatttcattattataaataataattgtaataaaatgatCAGTAAAtagccagcccctctctgccagttttcccttctgtcaGCGCAGGTTTGTTCAAAAGTGTAAATCAATTTGCTCATGATTGCCTGATCCTGCTTGTgaaacactgctcagggagagtgGGTTCTGGGAGAAAGATGTCCTCAAATAACAGCCTTTGGTCTTTTGAAAGGCAGACATATCAAGTGGACCTGAAGCCCAACGGGTCCGAAATCATggtaacaaatgaaaacaagcgGGAATACATTGAGTAAGTACCGTGATGGAATGTGCCTGGGggggaagaaagagcagctgggttAGAATTGGCCCTGCTGCAATCCCTGGAGCTTGTACTGCACAAGAGCATCAGGGATCATTGGGGAAAAACCTTACTGTTAACATTGGTTATATCCCGTCAGGTACAAGAACAAGGAGTAAATTAAATGACGTGCTTTGATCTCCTGAAATTCCCCCCATGGAAACGTCCTTCTCCAACACCTGGCTCAAGCCGAGATGAGCCAGAaggtgctctccagcctggccctcaTCCCAGTGTCCTCCTCTGCCAGTCACAGACCAGAGCCAGGAGTCCAGTGCCAGCAATCCTACCAAAACTGGCCAGATCTGAAATtaggtttcattttcagatttctcagtTCTTCTACCTACCAGGATGTAAAATGCTGAATTCATTAATACCTGCTGGCATTTTAAATCAGGgccttttccaaagtgaaagATGGTTACAATTGCTACATTCATGCAAACTGGGAATTCATTTCCAGTGCCTGGACCTGGAGCAATTCCATGCCTGGAATTGACTTTTGATGCCTGCACCTGTGAGGTGTTTGTGCTGCGGGTGGCTGGTGCTGAAAGCAAGGTGTCCCTTTGatgctgcagtttatttctttctttataggcgaggtgctgtgtcctgacagctctcctcagagcttGCAGACTTTGCTGGGAATTTTTAATTGCTCATTGCtctggaagaataaaatgtcTGCTCACGTAGGTACCTACAGGAGtgaaaaaattcccactgtGATTTGGTCAAAGTCACTGGGCTTTTTGGTTTGTCTCTTCAAAATTCCATCAGTCACCAGCCAATAAATTGGAGTAGCTGGTGGAAGCTGCTTAGTTACCTGAAGTTGTAAATGACAAACTTGAAAGCATTTGGGGTTGCTGAAACCTTTGAGCCCTTGGCTGAGACCTGCtaatgagtttgtttttctggtggggttttgtttctttctgcagcctggTCATCCAGTGGCGATTTGTCAACagagtgcagaaagaaatgaatgcCTTTCTGGAGGCGAGGCTCTTtagctcctttctttcccaaaaccagggattgtttttaacacagatttcttACCCACTGGTGTCTGTGTAAAGGGAGTGGGGAGCTTGGCAGGGAATGCAAATAGAATACATGATGTTTTGTGATTTGACAGTTTTATCTTGTGTGAGAATATATCATCTTTCCCTTATGGGAATAAGGTCATTCTCGTTCAAGTTTAATTATTTGAGCTTGAAGTAATTTGGtcattgattttttaaattaggattTATGTGGGATGAGAGTTTtaactttgctcttctttttagGGATTCACAGAACTGCTTCCTATCGACCCGATTAaaatttttgatgaaaatgagCTGGAGGTGAGTCAATTTGGTGCCCcaagctggcagctctctgacAGATGTGCCATGTTCTGGGCTTTTCAGTCATCTGTCTCTCTCCCTGGGGGAACGTGCGGACACGGCTGGAAATCAGATGTTTCTTCCTAATTAATAAATCTGTTCATGACATGAGAAGAGCTGCACTCAGGAGGGTGGTGGGGGGTGTGCCTCTGGAAGCCTGGAAGCAGCCTAGTGGATCAGTGCCACCCTCTGCCAGTCCCATCTGAGCCAAAGACGTGGAAGTTGTGTCACACTGTGGCAGTgtgcagcccttctgcagcagctgggatacTCTGGGGATGCTCGGACTCTCCCCTGGGTGTGCATAAGTGCCTGAAGGTCAGAGCCCTGAGGGGCAGTGGCACCTTGTACCCTGTGAGgtcagggacacatcccacccTTCTGCTTGCCTGCAGTTACTGATGTGTGGCCTTGGTGGCGTGGATGTCAGCGTCTGGAGACAACACACCATCTACAAAAATGGTTACTGCCCAAATCACCCTGTTATCCGGTGGTTCTGGAAGGTAAGACTGGGCACCAGCCCTCGCTGGTCCTGTAGGTGAAAGTCCCTGCCCTTTTTTGCaatcatttttctgtatgagaACTGCTCAGGGTGGGTGGTTGTGCTggggccagagctgctccctcctggctcaggtgagggcaggtgcagctcctgctcagatggagcagaggcagcccatagtgccctgaggctgctggcacagaggggctcctgcagtgctgagggtgtctctgcccccaggctgtgctgctgatggacGCTGAGAAGCGGATCCGGCTGCTGCAGTTCGTGACCGGGACGTCCCGCGTGCCCATGAACGGGGCAGGACAGGGGCGGGACCGGGCAGTCCCAGAAGGCAGAGCCCGGGAGGAACCGGGATGAAGCAgggcgggcccggggctggggccgaggTGATTTAATGCCTGGAAACCACCCGGCCACCGTTTGCTGACGCCGAGTAGGgtgagaggaggagctgcttgttcgggctcccaggtgagctgtggggCTTTGGCTTCTACCCCTCTCCCCCGCTCTagccctccttccttctctgcgtattcctcttctttccccccttgtgcctcccaaaacctcctctcctctcccccctgcccctccttccttctccctgaactcctttactttttcccctttctctccccatctcaaGGGATACAGCCCAGGATATCTCAGGGCCCAGatgatttctgttccttctgcttgtttcacttgcagatgtttcccagtccagctcgctgagcctccagctctgtggcacgttcttcattccagctctggctctgagatgctgcacttgatggctgctccagttccttccagctctgggtaaaTAACTGGTGTCTCTTGTGTAATCTGTGTCCTTGGTCTGTCctttgtgtccatctgtgttaCCTTTGTCACATCTCCATGCTTTATCAGCATCCTTCCAAGCCATGGTAGCCAGACTCTACTCGTGTACTTTCCTGCATTGTGCTTATTCCAGCACATttacctttttgctttttgagacGGAAAGAAGTACACAAGATCTTCTCATCCATCTTCCTTCTCAGCTTTGGTAGTGCCTGCTTTTCACGTGCCATTCTCTTGGCCTTCTGTAGGGAGTGTGTTAGACCCTCCTTATGTGCCCTCACTAGTTCCATAGGTTCTATCTTGGGCTTGAGACTTAATCCTCCAGAGAGTTATCTCCAGTCCTCATCCATGGTGTACGTACCTACCTTGGCTTATACTGTATGTAGCTGTCTTGGTTTATGTTGCATGTACCTTTACTGTGTGCATCTCTACTGTATGGGCCTTTATTGTGCCCCTTAGCTCggagctgccctggcacccgCTTGGGTAGAATAGTTACAGAACTTTAttgttcctctcttttctgtggggttttgggtaGGAAATGTGTG containing:
- the LOC130266356 gene encoding E3 ubiquitin-protein ligase NEDD4-like, giving the protein PGFFIRPFYKMMLGKPITLKDMESVDSEYYNSLKWILENDPTELDLTFCIDEENFGQTYQVDLKPNGSEIMVTNENKREYIDLVIQWRFVNRVQKEMNAFLEGFTELLPIDPIKIFDENELELLMCGLGGVDVSVWRQHTIYKNGYCPNHPVIRWFWKAVLLMDAEKRIRLLQFVTGTSRVPMNGAGQGRDRAVPEGRAREEPG